One window from the genome of Salvelinus fontinalis isolate EN_2023a chromosome 3, ASM2944872v1, whole genome shotgun sequence encodes:
- the LOC129843829 gene encoding prostacyclin synthase-like: MLWTIFLLLNGLLALVILYSSRSRQKNEPPLDKGFIPWLGHALEFGKDAAKFLTRMKQKHGDIFTVRVCGRYITVLLDPNSYDAVLDDTVSLDFSRYAQVLMQKIFSLRLPNHNPDTERAWMEQHFQGPSLARLSSTMHLHLQTLLRDEERSCSPADWRQDGLFSLCYSLLFRAGYLTLFGAENSNDVTALATVYKEFRTFDGLLAKLARSTLKQEEKRTASLSQERLWELLSPAWLSRGKGSESSSWQQSYLSHLQTEGVDTEMQRRAMLLQLWVTQGNAGPAAFWLLSFLLTHPEAMRAVRKEIRGLRLQEDCSLQRHPLETLEHHNTPVFDSVLSETLRLTAAAIITREVVQDKTLRLASGQAYDLRQGDRVCMFPFLSPQMDPQIHHDPQTFQYDRFLNADGTEKKKFYKGGERLKYYTMPWGAGNNMCVGRNFAVSGIKQFVFMVLSRLDLELCDPTAIVPPVNPSRYGFGMLQPDGDLEVRYRLKTLH; encoded by the exons ATGTTATGGACTATATTTTTACTGCTCAATGGTCTGCTCGCTCTCGTCATTCTTTACTCTTCCCGCTCAAG ACAGAAAAATGAACCACCATTAGACAAAGGCTTCATTCCGTGGCTGGGTCATGCCCTGGAGTTTGGAAAAGATGCTGCAAAGTTTCTAACACGGATGAAACAAAAACATGGTGACATTTTTACG GTGCGTGTTTGTGGTCGTTACATCACTGTGCTGCTGGATCCTAACTCCTATGACGCGGTCCTCGATGACACAGTCTCTCTGGACTTCAGTCGCTACGCCCAGGTCCTGATGCAAAAGATCTTCAGCCTGAGACTACCCAATCACAACCCAGACACAGAGAGGGCCTGGATGGAACA GCACTTCCAGGGCCCTAGCCTGGCCAGATTAAGCAGCACCATGCACCTCCACCTCCAGACACTGCTacgggatgaggagaggagctgTAGCCCAGCAGACTGGAGGCAGGATGGCCTCTTCAGCCTCTGTTACAGCTTGCTCTTCAG GGCTGGGTATCTCACACTGTTCGGTGCAGAGAATAGCAACGACGTCACCGCACTCGCTACTGTCTACAAAGAGTTCCGCACGTTTGATGGTCTCCTCGCCAAACTGGCTCGTTCAACCCTCAAGCAAG aggagaagaggacagcaagCCTGTCCCAGGAGAGACTGTGGGAGCTGCTGTCCCCAGCGTGGCTGAGCAGAGGAAAGGGGTCAGAGAGCAGCTCCTGGCAGCAGAGTTACCTCAGCCATCTACAGACGGAAGGAGTGGACACGGAGATGCAGAGACGAGCCATGCTGCTTCAGCTCTGGGTCACCCAG GGTAACGCTGGGCCTGCTGCCTTCTGGCTTCTGAGTTTCCTGCTCACGCACCCCGAGGCCATGAGAGCTGTGAGGAAGGAGATCAGAGGCCTGCGTCTACAGGAGGACTGCTCTCTACAGCGACACCCTCTGGAGACACTGGAGCACCACAACACACCTGTGTTCG ACAGTGTTCTGAGTGAGACCCTGCGTCTGACTGCTGCTGCCATCATCACCAGAGAGGTGGTCCAGGACAAGACCCTTCGTCTGGCCAGTGGACAGGCATACGACctcagacagggggacagggtgTGTATGTTCCCCTTCCTCAGCCCTCAGATGGACCCCCAGATACACCACGATCCACag ACATTTCAATATGACCGCTTCCTAAATGCAGACGGGACAGAAAAGAAGAAGTTCTATAAGGGCGGGGAGAGACTAAAGTATTACACCATGCCATGGGGTGCAGGCAACAACATGTGTGTAGGGAGAAACTTTGCAGTCAGTGGCATCAAACA GTTTGTGTTCATGGTCCTCTCCCGGCTAGACCTGGAGCTGTGTGACCCAACCGCCATCGTCCCTCCGGTCAATCCCAGTCGCTATGGTTTCGGGATGCTCCAGCCCGACGGAGACCTGGAGGTCCGCTACAGACTCAAGACTCTGCACTAG